From a region of the Fischerella sp. JS2 genome:
- a CDS encoding protein kinase domain-containing protein: MLGHKLRGRYQIVQQLGLGGGFGATYIACDTDRPGNPKCLVKQLKPRTNDPNTLQIAQRFFKQEAEIQEELGNHDQIPRLLAYFEENQEFYLVQEFIEGHDLRQELPPLADRLTEAETIKLLTEILEVLAFVHRQGVIHRDIKPANIMRRQDGKIVLIDFGAVKKVRGLEVNQQGQTVTVAIGTLGYMPSEQAAGEPQFSSDVYAVGVIGIQALTGIYPDPSQGSKLPRDPQTGEIVWRDQARVSPELADILDRMVRYHFSGRYQSAESALQALRQISHSNHTFTQGQTRLPSILKLRSSTSGWKWLVPLGIVAVLASVFVAIRPGQEPEKFIPYENSNYGLKIKYPASWQLQIKEIDVLGVTEIVTFISPKQSETDKFQEKLNVDIEKFSGTLAESKKLFVDEIKNTLPEAQIINTSSTTLAFKPANQIVYTGKDEDTKLKNLQIWTLKGDKAYIITYTAAIDDYDEFIKTVNEMIKSFEIN; this comes from the coding sequence ATGTTGGGTCACAAGCTTCGTGGACGTTACCAAATTGTCCAACAATTGGGATTAGGAGGAGGATTTGGGGCTACTTACATCGCGTGTGACACCGACCGCCCAGGTAATCCTAAGTGTCTAGTTAAGCAGCTAAAACCAAGAACTAACGACCCGAATACTCTACAAATAGCACAACGCTTCTTTAAACAAGAGGCAGAAATTCAAGAAGAATTAGGCAATCATGATCAGATTCCCCGTCTTTTAGCTTATTTTGAAGAAAATCAAGAATTTTATCTAGTTCAAGAATTTATTGAAGGTCACGACCTCAGGCAAGAATTACCTCCATTAGCCGATAGACTAACTGAAGCCGAGACGATTAAGCTTTTGACGGAAATCCTAGAGGTTTTAGCCTTTGTCCATCGCCAAGGAGTAATTCACAGGGATATCAAACCAGCCAATATCATGCGACGACAGGACGGAAAAATTGTCCTGATTGATTTTGGTGCGGTGAAAAAGGTAAGAGGTTTGGAAGTTAATCAACAGGGGCAAACTGTCACCGTGGCTATTGGTACTCTTGGCTACATGCCAAGTGAACAAGCAGCTGGTGAACCACAATTTAGCAGCGATGTCTATGCTGTAGGAGTGATAGGTATCCAAGCCTTAACAGGTATATATCCTGACCCTTCCCAAGGAAGCAAATTACCTAGAGATCCCCAAACCGGAGAAATTGTTTGGCGTGACCAAGCGCGGGTTAGCCCTGAGCTAGCTGATATTCTAGATAGAATGGTACGCTATCACTTTAGTGGACGTTATCAGTCAGCAGAGTCAGCACTACAAGCACTAAGACAAATCTCACACTCAAATCACACTTTTACACAGGGACAAACAAGACTTCCATCGATTCTGAAACTTCGTTCTTCCACATCTGGTTGGAAATGGTTAGTTCCTTTAGGTATAGTTGCAGTGCTTGCTAGCGTATTTGTAGCAATTCGACCTGGGCAGGAACCAGAAAAGTTTATACCCTATGAGAATTCCAATTACGGTTTAAAAATCAAATATCCAGCCAGTTGGCAGCTACAAATCAAAGAAATTGATGTTTTAGGCGTTACTGAAATAGTAACGTTTATATCTCCAAAACAAAGTGAGACAGATAAATTTCAAGAAAAGTTAAATGTAGATATTGAGAAATTTTCCGGAACATTAGCTGAGTCTAAAAAATTATTTGTTGATGAAATTAAAAATACTTTGCCAGAAGCTCAAATTATTAATACGAGTTCAACTACTTTGGCATTCAAACCAGCAAATCAGATAGTCTACACAGGCAAAGACGAAGATACTAAGTTAAAAAATTTGCAAATCTGGACTTTAAAAGGTGATAAAGCATACATAATTACCTATACAGCAGCGATAGATGATTATGATGAATTTATCAAAACCGTGAATGAAATGATAAAGTCTTTTGAGATTAATTAG
- a CDS encoding serine protease, which yields MKWHNQKSVTLVTGLLFVICVSAVYLRYSAKCTNINCEEQKTTQINRLSIEQIRHTSEAITVKVMSKEFLGSGILLKKQDSAYTVLTNAHVLRADDPPYRIQTPDGRIWSANLLANVKFGTNDLAILQFRSLHRNYTVASIAFNAAIGDEVFAAGFPYGDDGKDKGFTFTTGKVALILPKALEGGYQIGYTNDIQKGMSGGPLLNHQGEVVGVNGMHAYPLWDVPSVFADGSEADQKLHEQIIRLSWAVPTEKFTFRSKIGQLSN from the coding sequence ATGAAATGGCACAATCAAAAGTCAGTAACATTGGTTACTGGCTTGTTATTTGTAATTTGTGTATCGGCAGTATATCTGAGATATTCGGCTAAGTGTACTAATATTAACTGTGAGGAGCAAAAGACTACACAGATAAACCGATTATCAATAGAACAAATACGTCATACTAGCGAAGCTATTACTGTGAAAGTGATGTCGAAAGAATTCTTGGGTTCAGGAATTCTACTGAAAAAGCAAGACTCTGCTTATACAGTTTTGACTAATGCCCATGTATTGCGTGCTGATGATCCTCCCTATCGGATTCAAACACCGGATGGTCGGATTTGGTCTGCGAATTTGCTGGCAAATGTCAAGTTTGGCACTAATGATTTAGCCATATTACAGTTTCGTAGCCTACACAGAAATTATACTGTGGCATCCATTGCTTTTAACGCTGCTATAGGTGATGAAGTATTTGCTGCTGGATTTCCCTATGGAGATGACGGAAAAGACAAAGGCTTTACATTTACAACTGGTAAGGTAGCACTAATATTACCAAAGGCTTTAGAAGGTGGTTATCAAATTGGCTACACAAATGATATCCAAAAAGGTATGAGTGGAGGGCCACTCCTCAATCATCAGGGTGAAGTAGTTGGAGTGAATGGAATGCACGCATACCCTTTGTGGGATGTTCCTTCAGTATTTGCTGATGGTTCCGAAGCAGATCAAAAATTGCATGAACAGATTATTCGCCTCAGTTGGGCTGTACCAACGGAGAAATTTACGTTTAGAAGCAAGATTGGTCAATTATCTAATTAA
- a CDS encoding COP23 domain-containing protein: MKLGLFNQGLTKVVVTSLATLTAATIIHQPTYAQGTNFYCGTSKYRNQSIPATFVRTQDGRNVAMIRWLHTNYFSSNWTPQMRCQEVARRFQKNYDNGMLRRINTGTLKGQPVVCAAIKQSDPCTDSTLLFTLNRNVNPEKALKMLMDRRGLASGNAFVSRGQNVSRSEKNNSSFSVEFDSYIQGATVEPSNPQPENNNTP; encoded by the coding sequence ATGAAGCTGGGGTTATTTAATCAAGGTTTGACAAAGGTAGTAGTCACCTCACTGGCGACACTCACCGCTGCTACAATCATTCACCAGCCCACTTACGCTCAAGGTACAAACTTCTACTGCGGTACAAGTAAATACCGAAATCAAAGTATACCTGCAACTTTTGTCCGTACCCAAGATGGTAGAAATGTGGCGATGATTCGCTGGTTACACACCAACTACTTTTCATCAAATTGGACTCCACAAATGCGTTGTCAAGAAGTAGCCCGCAGATTTCAAAAAAATTATGATAATGGAATGCTCAGACGCATAAATACTGGGACACTCAAAGGACAACCGGTTGTATGTGCTGCCATCAAACAAAGTGATCCTTGTACAGACAGCACCTTGTTATTCACTCTCAACCGTAATGTCAATCCTGAAAAAGCTTTAAAAATGCTCATGGATCGTCGTGGTTTGGCATCTGGAAACGCGTTTGTATCTAGAGGTCAAAACGTATCTAGAAGCGAAAAAAATAATAGTTCCTTTAGCGTTGAATTTGATAGTTATATTCAAGGTGCTACCGTTGAACCAAGTAATCCTCAACCTGAAAACAACAATACACCCTAA
- a CDS encoding chloride channel protein, giving the protein MSPPFLNQYIRTVWQPRRGLAIAEACIIGLVAALCAVCLKFGSGWLGTWRVHNSHVLPAWLFLPTVGLGFGFLAGLLVERLAPEASGSGIPHVKASLANVPVKLSWRVALVKLLSAMISLASGITLGRQGPTVQVGAALAAGMSRWVPTSPDHRRQMIAAGAGAGLAAAFNAPIAGVLFVVEELLQDLSGLTLGTAIIASFIGGVVSRLLGGRSLLLNLELTQSSSSFSIIEIPFYLVLGVFAGLLAALFNRGLIESIKIYRRLRISLPLRVALAGCISGVVVAVLPSSFRDNTGLREFVIAGQANAPIAAIAFLAQFLLTLVAFGSGAPGGLFAPSLILGSCLGYIVGVGEFQLFGLGSPTTYALAGMGAFFSAVSKVPITAIVIVFEMTTDFNLVLPLMVGSVTSYLVADKLMPGSLYTKLLHFSGINIENAPPVEGAFTKLTAKDVMQRRVETLDAEMSVEEVVQAFSRSHHRGFPVVEQGKLLGIVTQTDLLKIRDHNLAKDTPLREIMTPQPVTVTPTHNLSNVLYLLDRHQISRLPVVEGRRIIGIITRADIIRAEADSLNCQIREHGPQPEPSYIVYQTRSPSTGRGRLLVPVANPETAATLLQMAAAIARDRHYEIECLQVILVSRQRSPAETPVRTAKSRRLLRNAEVLGKKWKIPVHTQIRVTHDIAHAILETIKERHIDLILMGWKGSTSTPGRIFGDVVDSVIRQATCEMVLVKLGKTPESIINHQRPSLTHLFPTPPLSHSPSPPNPTKWGPLAPHLPLPPPQFNSWLVPMAGGPNARAAIKLLPALVTLGNDPKIRLTRVFKPSESEPDMKVLEEAIRMLVRRQKSSSTVVAAPVKADSVTEGVINLVKTEHYDVVVLGASREGLLQQAIKGNIPEAIASGVDSTVILVRGAINS; this is encoded by the coding sequence ATGTCGCCCCCTTTTCTGAATCAGTATATTCGCACTGTCTGGCAACCAAGAAGAGGTTTAGCGATCGCAGAAGCCTGTATTATTGGTCTTGTTGCCGCCCTTTGTGCTGTATGCTTGAAATTTGGTTCGGGATGGCTAGGAACATGGCGAGTTCATAATTCCCACGTTTTGCCAGCCTGGTTATTCCTACCAACAGTCGGTTTGGGCTTCGGGTTTCTAGCTGGATTATTGGTAGAAAGGTTAGCACCAGAAGCTTCTGGCAGTGGTATCCCCCATGTGAAAGCTTCTCTTGCCAATGTACCAGTCAAGCTTTCGTGGCGAGTAGCACTTGTGAAGTTACTCAGTGCCATGATCTCTTTAGCTTCAGGAATCACTTTAGGTAGGCAAGGCCCGACTGTACAAGTCGGGGCTGCTTTGGCAGCAGGGATGAGTCGTTGGGTTCCCACATCTCCAGATCATCGACGCCAGATGATTGCTGCTGGTGCGGGTGCAGGTTTAGCAGCAGCCTTCAATGCGCCCATTGCTGGCGTTTTGTTTGTGGTAGAAGAGTTACTCCAAGATTTATCGGGGCTAACATTGGGAACTGCAATCATTGCCTCTTTTATTGGTGGTGTTGTCTCCCGTCTTTTGGGTGGTCGTAGTTTGCTACTGAACTTGGAATTAACTCAATCTTCTAGCAGTTTCTCAATCATAGAAATTCCTTTTTACCTGGTTTTGGGTGTTTTTGCAGGATTACTAGCAGCATTATTTAATCGTGGATTAATTGAAAGTATTAAAATATATCGTAGATTACGTATTAGCTTACCCCTTAGGGTAGCTTTAGCTGGATGTATCTCTGGTGTAGTAGTTGCAGTTTTACCATCTTCTTTCCGTGATAATACGGGATTAAGAGAATTTGTAATAGCTGGTCAGGCTAACGCACCTATAGCGGCGATCGCTTTTTTGGCTCAATTTCTTTTAACTTTGGTAGCATTTGGTTCAGGGGCGCCAGGAGGGTTATTTGCGCCTAGTTTGATTTTAGGTTCTTGTTTGGGTTATATCGTCGGTGTTGGTGAATTTCAGCTATTCGGATTAGGTTCCCCAACGACCTATGCTTTAGCAGGCATGGGGGCATTTTTTAGTGCCGTCTCGAAAGTGCCAATCACAGCGATCGTGATTGTATTTGAAATGACAACAGATTTTAATCTGGTGTTACCTTTAATGGTTGGCTCAGTCACATCCTACCTGGTTGCTGACAAGCTGATGCCAGGATCGCTGTATACCAAACTTTTACACTTCAGTGGCATCAACATCGAAAATGCACCCCCCGTTGAGGGTGCATTCACCAAGTTAACAGCAAAAGATGTCATGCAGCGCCGGGTGGAAACCCTAGATGCAGAGATGTCTGTAGAAGAAGTAGTACAGGCTTTCTCTCGTTCTCACCACCGAGGATTTCCTGTAGTTGAACAAGGTAAATTGCTAGGAATTGTCACCCAAACTGATTTATTAAAAATACGCGATCACAACCTAGCAAAAGATACTCCCCTACGGGAAATCATGACACCGCAGCCAGTGACAGTTACGCCCACCCATAATTTAAGCAATGTGCTGTATTTATTGGATCGTCATCAAATCAGTCGCTTGCCAGTAGTAGAAGGGCGCAGAATCATTGGCATCATTACTCGTGCTGATATTATTCGGGCAGAAGCCGACAGTCTCAACTGTCAAATTAGAGAACATGGGCCACAACCAGAACCTTCTTACATAGTTTATCAAACGCGATCGCCCAGCACTGGTAGAGGTAGATTGTTAGTACCAGTTGCAAACCCTGAAACAGCTGCCACACTATTACAAATGGCAGCTGCGATCGCCCGCGATCGCCACTACGAAATAGAATGTCTGCAAGTAATCCTTGTTTCTCGTCAAAGATCTCCAGCCGAAACCCCTGTTAGGACAGCCAAAAGTCGGCGATTACTGCGAAACGCCGAAGTTTTAGGCAAAAAATGGAAAATTCCGGTGCATACACAGATCCGAGTTACTCATGATATTGCCCATGCAATCTTAGAGACAATCAAAGAAAGACACATTGACCTAATTCTAATGGGGTGGAAGGGCAGCACTTCCACCCCTGGTCGCATTTTTGGCGATGTTGTGGACAGTGTGATTCGCCAAGCTACTTGTGAGATGGTGTTAGTGAAGTTAGGGAAAACTCCAGAGTCAATCATCAATCATCAAAGACCCTCCTTAACTCATCTTTTCCCTACTCCTCCCCTCTCTCACTCCCCATCGCCCCCCAACCCTACAAAGTGGGGACCCCTAGCCCCCCATCTCCCCCTCCCTCCTCCCCAATTCAACAGTTGGCTAGTACCAATGGCTGGCGGTCCCAATGCTAGGGCGGCGATTAAATTATTACCTGCTTTGGTAACGCTAGGAAATGACCCGAAAATCCGCCTCACCCGCGTGTTTAAGCCATCGGAATCAGAACCAGACATGAAAGTTTTAGAAGAAGCAATTCGGATGCTTGTTCGCCGCCAGAAATCATCCAGTACTGTAGTAGCTGCACCTGTGAAAGCAGATTCTGTCACCGAAGGAGTAATCAACCTAGTAAAAACCGAACATTATGATGTAGTTGTTCTAGGTGCTTCCCGCGAGGGATTGCTACAACAGGCTATAAAAGGGAACATTCCGGAAGCGATCGCCTCTGGTGTAGACAGTACCGTGATTTTGGTCAGGGGAGCGATCAATAGTTAA
- a CDS encoding ZIP family metal transporter — protein sequence MDSLVIGAIASLGAGLATVVGALPILLPINLTQRLQGIMLGFGAGVMLAATSFSLILPGTEAAIAQGASKPYAALTIVIGILLGGVFLQLVHKFLPHEHFFKGKENCNGANLKKIWLFIGAITIHNFPEGLAVGVNFGNHNITEGIPVALGIGLQNIPEGLVVALSLVAERYSTNYALWISLLTGLVEPIGGLIGAGLVSIANFILPWAMAFAAGAMLFVISDEIIPESHCKGLEKEGTIGVMIGFVVMMFLDITLG from the coding sequence ATGGACAGCCTTGTTATCGGTGCGATCGCCAGTTTAGGCGCGGGACTGGCGACAGTAGTAGGCGCTTTACCGATTTTGTTACCAATTAATCTTACGCAACGACTACAAGGAATCATGCTGGGTTTTGGTGCAGGAGTGATGTTAGCAGCGACATCATTCTCATTGATTTTACCGGGAACCGAGGCAGCTATTGCTCAAGGAGCATCAAAACCCTATGCAGCTTTGACTATTGTCATTGGCATACTATTAGGTGGAGTTTTTTTGCAACTAGTCCATAAGTTTTTACCCCATGAACATTTTTTTAAAGGGAAAGAAAACTGTAATGGTGCAAATTTAAAGAAAATTTGGCTATTTATTGGCGCAATTACTATCCATAACTTTCCTGAAGGTTTAGCTGTGGGAGTAAATTTTGGCAATCATAATATTACAGAAGGAATTCCCGTTGCCTTGGGTATTGGTTTACAGAATATTCCCGAAGGTTTAGTTGTAGCATTGTCTTTGGTTGCCGAGCGTTATTCAACAAATTATGCTTTATGGATTTCTTTGTTGACGGGTTTAGTTGAGCCAATTGGTGGTTTGATTGGCGCTGGATTAGTGAGTATTGCAAATTTTATTTTGCCTTGGGCGATGGCTTTTGCTGCTGGAGCAATGTTGTTTGTCATCAGTGATGAAATTATTCCCGAATCTCATTGCAAAGGTTTAGAAAAAGAAGGAACAATCGGTGTAATGATTGGTTTTGTAGTCATGATGTTTTTGGATATCACCTTAGGGTAA
- a CDS encoding VOC family protein has protein sequence MNLIRFEHINLSCKNIDDSRNFYQTLFPEWYVRAEGVFNGRRWMHLGDRQFYLALNDENHQERVHNAYENIGINHVGFVIKDGEIMKKLLEDKGIEYYTMSAPETKHRIYVNDPDGNEIELVEYNQNYALK, from the coding sequence ATGAACTTGATTCGCTTTGAACACATTAACCTATCTTGTAAAAATATAGACGACAGCAGGAATTTTTACCAAACTTTGTTTCCTGAGTGGTACGTGCGTGCAGAAGGTGTATTTAATGGTCGTCGTTGGATGCATCTAGGCGATCGCCAATTTTATTTAGCTTTGAATGATGAAAATCATCAAGAACGTGTTCATAATGCTTACGAAAACATTGGTATAAACCATGTTGGTTTTGTAATTAAAGATGGCGAAATCATGAAAAAGCTGCTTGAAGATAAAGGCATTGAATATTACACAATGTCAGCACCAGAAACCAAGCATAGAATTTATGTCAATGACCCCGATGGTAATGAAATTGAGCTAGTAGAATATAACCAAAATTATGCTCTGAAGTAA
- a CDS encoding DUF3291 domain-containing protein: MNAIADANPGCVWRLRGQGADNATSIRAFEDERILIPLLVWKSLEAL; encoded by the coding sequence GTGAATGCGATCGCTGATGCTAATCCTGGATGCGTGTGGCGTTTACGTGGTCAGGGTGCAGACAATGCTACCAGTATTCGTGCTTTTGAGGATGAGCGAATTCTTATCCCTCTCCTTGTTTGGAAATCTTTGGAAGCTTTATGA
- a CDS encoding TPR end-of-group domain-containing protein: protein MKKSRVIAQWQPQSENLDLNSQLYLEKSLFAFEQALALEAFHPDWWYEFGTILEKHQYYLDAITAYKQAIELKPNFDEAWYRVAASYATCGDKNNCLQYLAEALKLDPDMRKDAVNNFANFANDEDFQKIIGDTN from the coding sequence GTGAAAAAAAGTCGTGTGATTGCTCAATGGCAACCTCAGTCAGAAAATCTTGATCTCAATTCACAATTATACTTAGAAAAATCATTATTTGCCTTTGAACAAGCGCTTGCTTTAGAAGCATTTCATCCTGATTGGTGGTATGAATTTGGTACAATTTTGGAAAAACACCAGTATTATTTAGATGCAATTACAGCTTATAAACAAGCAATTGAATTGAAACCAAATTTTGATGAAGCTTGGTATCGTGTAGCAGCAAGTTATGCAACTTGTGGTGATAAAAATAACTGCTTGCAATATTTGGCTGAGGCTTTGAAACTAGACCCAGATATGAGAAAAGATGCGGTAAATAATTTTGCTAACTTTGCCAACGATGAAGATTTTCAAAAAATCATAGGCGACACAAATTAA